From one Azospirillum ramasamyi genomic stretch:
- a CDS encoding STAS domain-containing protein, which translates to MEYAFTTVGDRDGILLSGRCTYEDGNRFHDMMREWDFGASPVVPIDLRFVTFIDSAAIGMLFILANRCSEAGGHIVASGALPHIVRALRRVALDRYIEFR; encoded by the coding sequence ATGGAGTATGCCTTCACCACCGTCGGCGACCGCGACGGTATCCTGCTGTCGGGCCGCTGCACCTACGAGGACGGCAACCGCTTCCACGACATGATGCGCGAATGGGATTTTGGCGCCAGTCCGGTGGTGCCGATCGACCTGCGCTTCGTCACCTTCATCGACTCCGCGGCCATCGGCATGCTGTTCATCCTGGCGAACCGCTGCAGCGAGGCCGGCGGCCACATCGTCGCCAGCGGCGCCCTTCCCCACATCGTCCGCGCGCTGCGCCGCGTCGCGCTCGACCGCTATATCGAATTCCGCTGA
- the mgtE gene encoding magnesium transporter has translation MHTDPHTPDLRPDSAAHPHGHRPMGHEAEDERPYGVEPEFVEEIVALLRARERDAVLARLEGLHAADIADLIEQADPAERAELIDLLPAELDGEVLSNLNPDLRESLIERFEPQELAAAVADLDTDDAVELIEDLDAVTRAQILANLPDAERALVQENLTYAEDSAGRMMQRELVAVPEYWTVGETIDFVRAATDTLPEDFYDIFIVDPMHRVRGAVPLSRLLRQRRAVRIADLVTGEVDAIPATMERAEVANLFRQYALVSAPVVDAVGRLIGVITVDDVVRIIDEEAEDDLRKLSGSGDTGVFSGIADIARGRVGWLTVNLVTAFLASGVISLFEGTIEQIVALAVLMPIVASMGGNAGTQTLTVVVRALATHELSSANAMRVVGKELLVGLINGGIFAVMVGVIALVWYGPMIGIVIGLAMIINLVVAGLSGALIPLGLEKLGVDPAVSSAVFLTTITDVIGFLAFLGLASAFLL, from the coding sequence ATGCACACCGATCCCCATACCCCGGACCTGCGGCCGGACAGCGCCGCCCATCCCCATGGCCATCGTCCCATGGGCCATGAGGCGGAGGACGAACGTCCCTACGGCGTCGAGCCGGAGTTCGTGGAAGAGATCGTCGCCCTGCTGCGCGCCCGCGAACGCGACGCCGTTCTGGCGCGGCTGGAGGGGCTGCACGCCGCCGACATCGCCGACCTGATCGAGCAGGCCGACCCGGCCGAGCGCGCCGAACTGATCGACCTGCTGCCGGCGGAGCTGGACGGCGAGGTGCTGTCCAACCTGAACCCGGATCTGCGCGAATCGCTGATCGAGCGGTTCGAGCCGCAGGAGCTGGCCGCCGCCGTCGCCGACCTCGACACCGACGACGCCGTCGAGCTGATCGAGGATCTGGACGCGGTGACGCGGGCGCAGATCCTGGCGAACCTGCCCGACGCCGAACGCGCGCTGGTGCAGGAGAACCTGACCTACGCCGAGGACAGCGCCGGCCGCATGATGCAGCGCGAGCTGGTCGCGGTGCCGGAATACTGGACGGTGGGCGAGACCATCGACTTCGTCCGGGCGGCGACCGACACGCTGCCGGAGGATTTCTACGACATCTTCATCGTCGACCCGATGCATCGGGTGCGGGGCGCGGTGCCGTTGTCGCGCCTGCTGCGCCAGCGCCGGGCCGTGCGCATCGCCGATCTGGTCACCGGCGAGGTCGACGCGATCCCCGCCACCATGGAGCGGGCGGAGGTCGCCAACCTGTTCCGCCAATACGCGCTGGTCTCCGCCCCGGTGGTGGATGCCGTCGGCCGGCTGATCGGCGTCATCACCGTCGACGACGTGGTCCGCATCATCGACGAGGAGGCGGAGGACGACCTGCGCAAGCTGAGCGGGTCGGGCGACACCGGCGTGTTCAGCGGCATCGCCGACATCGCCCGCGGCCGTGTCGGCTGGCTGACCGTCAACCTCGTCACCGCCTTCCTGGCCTCGGGCGTCATCTCGCTGTTCGAGGGCACCATCGAGCAGATCGTGGCGCTGGCGGTGCTGATGCCCATCGTCGCCTCGATGGGCGGCAATGCCGGGACGCAGACGCTGACCGTCGTCGTCCGCGCGCTGGCGACGCACGAGCTGTCCTCCGCCAACGCCATGCGGGTGGTGGGGAAGGAGCTGCTGGTCGGGCTGATCAACGGCGGCATCTTCGCCGTGATGGTGGGGGTGATCGCGCTGGTCTGGTACGGCCCGATGATCGGCATCGTCATCGGGCTCGCCATGATCATCAATCTGGTGGTGGCGGGGCTCAGCGGCGCGCTGATCCCGCTGGGGCTGGAAAAGCTGGGCGTCGATCCCGCGGTGTCCAGCGCGGTGTTCCTGACCACCATCACCGACGTGATCGGCTTCCTGGCCTTCCTGGGGCTGGCGTCGGCGTTCCTGCTGTGA
- a CDS encoding PaaI family thioesterase translates to MPAIFEPRTPDWKARCLASFEQQPICRTLGIEMAAMEPGFCEMRLPFRADLTQQHGFFHAGMVSTLADNAGGYAALTLMPAGAEVLAVEFKINLMSPAKGDVMIARARVVKPGRTLVITQVEVSMLDGGVEKDCALMQQTTFCVMPK, encoded by the coding sequence GTGCCCGCCATTTTCGAACCCCGCACCCCCGACTGGAAGGCGCGCTGCCTCGCGTCCTTCGAACAGCAGCCGATCTGCAGGACGCTCGGCATCGAGATGGCGGCGATGGAGCCCGGCTTCTGCGAGATGCGGCTGCCCTTCCGCGCCGACCTGACGCAGCAGCACGGCTTCTTCCATGCCGGCATGGTCAGCACGCTGGCCGACAATGCCGGGGGCTATGCCGCGCTCACCCTGATGCCCGCCGGGGCGGAGGTGCTGGCGGTGGAATTCAAGATCAACCTGATGTCGCCGGCCAAGGGCGACGTCATGATCGCCCGCGCCCGCGTGGTGAAGCCGGGCCGCACCCTGGTCATCACCCAGGTCGAGGTGTCGATGCTGGACGGCGGGGTGGAGAAGGATTGCGCCCTGATGCAGCAGACCACCTTCTGCGTGATGCCGAAATGA
- a CDS encoding thiazole synthase, with the protein MSKTIPDTLTIAGRGFGSRLFLGTAGYPNQQVMLDALEASGSELVTLAIRRISLDGYSESLVDVLARATANRPAGPVGLLPNTAGCMTAKEAVLTAQLSREALDTPWIKLEVIGDRELLYPDVEELLRATEELVNDGFVVLPYCNDDPVTCRKLADLGAAAVMPLGAFIGSGMGIRNPHAIETICARSPVPVVLDAGIGTASDAALAMELGCAAVLLNTAVSKARDPVRMAAAMRDAVSAGRGAHLAGRMPMRAYAEPSSPQMGLIGG; encoded by the coding sequence ATGTCCAAAACCATTCCCGATACCCTCACCATCGCGGGTCGCGGCTTCGGCTCGCGCCTGTTCCTCGGCACCGCCGGCTATCCGAACCAGCAGGTGATGCTCGACGCGCTGGAGGCCAGCGGCAGCGAACTGGTCACGCTGGCGATCCGGCGCATCAGCCTGGACGGCTATTCGGAAAGCCTCGTCGACGTGCTGGCCCGCGCCACCGCCAACCGCCCCGCCGGCCCGGTCGGGCTGCTGCCCAACACCGCCGGCTGCATGACCGCGAAGGAAGCCGTGCTGACCGCCCAGCTGTCGCGCGAGGCGCTGGATACCCCCTGGATCAAGCTGGAGGTCATCGGCGACCGCGAGCTGCTCTATCCCGACGTGGAGGAGTTGCTGCGCGCGACGGAGGAGCTGGTGAACGACGGCTTCGTCGTGCTGCCCTATTGCAACGACGATCCCGTCACCTGCCGCAAGCTGGCCGACCTGGGCGCGGCGGCGGTGATGCCGCTGGGCGCCTTCATCGGCTCCGGCATGGGCATCCGCAACCCGCACGCCATCGAGACGATCTGCGCCCGCAGCCCGGTGCCGGTGGTGCTGGACGCCGGCATCGGCACCGCGTCCGACGCGGCGCTGGCGATGGAGCTGGGCTGCGCCGCGGTGCTGCTGAACACCGCGGTGTCGAAGGCGCGCGATCCGGTGCGGATGGCGGCGGCGATGCGCGACGCGGTCAGCGCCGGGCGCGGCGCCCATCTGGCCGGCCGCATGCCGATGCGGGCCTATGCCGAACCCTCCAGCCCCCAGATGGGCCTGATCGGCGGCTGA
- the thiS gene encoding sulfur carrier protein ThiS codes for MSAVLRVNGREEPLSAASVAELLAARGIAEGTLGVAVALNGAVVPRRRWPETPLQPGDSLEIVRPIQGG; via the coding sequence ATGAGCGCCGTCCTCCGCGTCAACGGCCGCGAAGAGCCGCTGTCCGCCGCCTCGGTCGCCGAGCTTCTGGCCGCGCGCGGCATCGCCGAGGGGACGCTCGGCGTCGCCGTCGCCCTGAACGGTGCCGTGGTTCCCCGCCGCCGCTGGCCGGAAACCCCGCTCCAGCCCGGCGACAGCCTCGAAATCGTCCGCCCGATCCAGGGCGGCTGA